The following nucleotide sequence is from Andreesenia angusta.
GACATGGAATTTAAATTTGACTGGGAAGAAAACAAGGAAAAGCTTCAGCAGCTAGACGATATAATAGCTGACAAGAAGGGAACAAAAGGAGCGCTTATGAGCGTGCTTCACAAGGCGCAGAGCCTTTTTGGATACCTTCCTATAGAGGTTCAGAGAAAGATATCTGAGGGTCTTTCTGTACCACTAGCAGAGGTGTACGGAGTTGTGACTTTCTACTCGCAGTTCACGC
It contains:
- a CDS encoding NAD(P)H-dependent oxidoreductase subunit E, with product MEFKFDWEENKEKLQQLDDIIADKKGTKGALMSVLHKAQSLFGYLPIEVQRKISEGLSVPLAEVYGVVTFYSQFT